From Onychostoma macrolepis isolate SWU-2019 chromosome 19, ASM1243209v1, whole genome shotgun sequence, a single genomic window includes:
- the tril gene encoding TLR4 interactor with leucine rich repeats: MAYLLYNVLLFGSGALLFFAPGWAICPERCECQHAQHILCANRGLRAVPKAPQVERAGEVLVLGLAGNFIHNLSAFDFMRYGNLIRLNLQFNQIRNMHPKAFEKLSLLEELYLGNNLISTIQPGTLQSLKKLTILYSNNNEIKDFVSEPFSHLNSLVKLRLDGNLIEFLKESVFKGQTNLMFLHLESNQLRHIDRDAFARLSKLQFLNLSDNKQTELRDTSMFSHLKSLTTLLIASNQIKHIGNHVFQNLKKLTKLSLSHNKISKLDSEALKGLVRVKEFKIDRNELTEIPAGLLDPLERIEHLDFSDNHISRVDPGAFGHLSQLKILKLKNNRLMNLSGGIFATNGVLFHVELNGNNWTCDCRMEKLRSWMTHAHSQGKLLTVFVRCLHPQVLAGKYLDYVSNSQLGNMSGYCESEPQPMESRGAVVESPVLKEEREKREGEKHGDVGVQGDEGEQGLVTTLDRKKKRKLVSSRPRPTAGKTGNGSLSDLPTTTATFLTGHSTFAWAPQEQFNLPLQDRANHHDSRIEVITDACQFNRHSILNVSVEDVTSSTATVRWSTVPDVGVVHGKELLFRVLFDRFGHAFRFPRYVYTDGSDRAVTLQELRPDSTYITCVESVVGGALCQVAPRDHCAGFVTLLPSVTSEVNLQLFTVAALAANALLLLLVGGVWLGRVLKRRIRSRKSSTHAHVRHMYSTRHPFRSTVATTCVSSEFSGYQSGRQLAEEGDLIQFPGDRFFDNSHARRDDDVIMLRYSD; the protein is encoded by the coding sequence ATGGCATACTTGCTCTATAACGTTCTTTTGTTCGGCAGTGGAGCGCTTTTATTCTTCGCGCCTGGTTGGGCCATTTGCCCCGAGCGATGCGAGTGCCAGCACGCGCAGCATATCCTCTGCGCAAATCGCGGTCTACGCGCGGTGCCCAAAGCGCCGCAGGTGGAGCGCGCAGGGGAAGTGCTGGTTCTCGGTCTCGCGGGAAACTTCATTCACAACCTTAGCGCGTTTGACTTCATGCGCTATGGGAACCTAATCAGGCTAAATCTCCAGTTTAACCAAATAAGGAATATGCATCCTAAAGCATTCGAGAAACTCTCCTTGCTGGAGGAGCTATATCTGGGCAACAACTTAATCTCGACAATACAACCTGGGACTCTACAGTCACTCAAAAAACTCACAATATTATATAGCAATAACAACGAAATCAAGGACTTTGTTTCCGAACCTTTTAGCCATTTAAATAGTTTAGTCAAACTGAGACTTGATGGAAATTTAATTGAGTTTTTAAAAGAATCCGTCTTCAAAGGACAGACAAATTTAATGTTTCTGCACTTAGAATCGAACCAGCTTCGCCATATTGACCGCGATGCGTTCGCGCGGCTCAGCAAACTGCAGTTTTTAAACCTGTCagataataaacaaacagaacTGCGCGATACTTCCATGTTTTCCCATCTCAAGTCACTAACAACTCTTCTAATCGCAAGCaaccaaataaaacacattGGAAATCACGTCTTTCAGAACTTGAAAAAGCTAACAAAACTTTCGTTGAGCCACAACAAGATATCAAAGCTGGACAGCGAAGCGCTCAAGGGGCTCGTGCGAGTGAAAGAGTTCAAGATTGACAGGAACGAGTTGACAGAAATCCCTGCTGGTCTGCTAGACCCGCTGGAGCGCATCGAGCACCTGGACTTCAGTGATAATCACATATCTCGCGTGGACCCCGGTGCTTTCGGCCACCTTTCACAactaaaaatcttaaaattgaaaaacaaCCGTCTTATGAATCTCTCCGGTGGAATTTTCGCCACAAACGGCGTTTTGTTTCATGTTGAACTGAATGGGAATAACTGGACTTGCGACTGCCGGATGGAGAAGCTTAGAAGTTGGATGACGCATGCGCATTCTCAGGGAAAGCTGTTGACCGTGTTTGTGCGCTGCCTTCACCCCCAAGTGCTGGCGGGAAAATACTTGGACTATGTCAGCAACTCCCAGCTGGGAAATATGAGTGGTTACTGCGAGTCAGAACCTCAGCCAATGGAGAGCCGTGGAGCAGTAGTGGAGTCACCGGTTCTCAAGGAGGAAAGAGAGAAGCGAGAAGGTGAAAAACATGGAGATGTAGGTGTCCAAGGGGATGAGGGGGAGCAAGGGCTTGTGACAACACTAGACAGAAAGAAGAAGAGGAAACTGGTCAGCTCAAGGCCAAGACCCACAGCTGGGAAAACAGGGAATGGCTCCTTGTCTGATCTTCCAACAACAACGGCCACGTTCTTGACAGGCCACAGCACCTTTGCTTGGGCCCCACAGGAGCAGTTCAACCTGCCCTTACAAGACAGAGCCAATCATCATGACTCAAGGATTGAAGTGATCACTGATGCATGTCAATTCAACCGTCACTCCATCCTAAACGTTAGTGTGGAAGATGTCACTTCGAGTACAGCCACAGTCCGCTGGAGCACAGTTCCTGACGTTGGAGTAGTTCATGGGAAAGAACTTCTCTTTCGGGTTTTATTTGACCGTTTCGGCCATGCTTTCCGCTTCCCACGCTATGTTTACACAGATGGATCTGACCGGGCGGTGACCCTCCAAGAGCTCCGCCCAGACTCCACCTACATCACCTGTGTGGAGAGCGTTGTGGGTGGAGCTTTGTGCCAGGTTGCCCCCAGAGATCACTGCGCTGGATTTGTCACACTTTTGCCCTCGGTGACAAGTGAAGTCAACCTACAGCTTTTCACAGTAGCAGCCCTGGCGGCCAATGCGCTGCTCCTCCTTCTGGTGGGCGGAGTCTGGCTGGGGCGTGTGTTGAAGAGGCGGATCAGAAGCAGGAAGTCGTCCACTCATGCACATGTACGTCACATGTACTCAACCAGACATCCATTTCGCTCTACTGTGGCCACTACCTGTGTCTCTTCTGAATTCAGCGGTTACCAGAGTGGCAGACAACTGGCTGAAGAAGGTGACTTGATCCAGTTCCCAGGCGACCGCTTCTTTGACAACAGCCATGCACGAAGAGATGATGATGTCATAATGCTTAGATACTCAGACTGA
- the creb5a gene encoding cyclic AMP-responsive element-binding protein 5: MNVDQDRPYVCTAPGCSQRFQREDHLIIHRHKHEMTLKFPSIKCDSMLSDQTPTPTRFLRDCEEVGLFTDLELNQSQAEEETKPASGQNQPHTETQPQQSQHHQFQPQQQQQCALAHLNQNQLHTHSSQPQSQCTATYSTSNKQSAPSCLHNRQTNALPGTSAMNMEAQLSMNSSMIGIPGPAPSGSCSSLQRSKVMPAHSQPAVSNGSQNPLCHMMEMMSSQQHPLSHLQSASHHHAYQQHCHSQSPQRLAHQHQSQDQSHHSHAHHSPPAHLHRGSTHQTAPPLSHQPIPTQMSSTPKHTPCPQSPPQPSTARRRRTAEEDPDERRQKFLERNRAAATRCRQKRKVWVMSLERKAEELTHTNLQLQNEVTSLRTEVTQLKQILLAHKDCPVSVRQRETQSGVGSPTGSPVQQHAIQHNSISTSSSTLPHTHLPPHSHPTNNTQL; encoded by the exons ATGAATGTTGATCAGGACAGGCCATATGTATGCACTGCTCCTGGATGCTCACAG CGCTTCCAAAGAGAAGATCACCTAATTATTCACAGACACAAACATGAGATGACCCTTAAATTCCCTTCTATTAAGTGTGACAGTATGCTTTCAG ATCAGACTCCAACTCCGACCCGTTTCTTACGGGACTGTGAGGAAGTGGGCCTCTTTACTGACCTGGAGCTTAACCAGTCACAGGCAGAGGAGGAGACCAAACCG GCGTCAGGTCAGAACCAGCCTCACACTGAGACACAGCCTCAGCAGAGTCAACATCATCAGTTTCAACCTCAGCAACAGCAGCAGTGTGCTCTGGCTCATCTCAACCAGAACCAGCTCCACACGCACAGCTCACAGCCTCAGTCTCAATGCACTGCCACATACTCCACTTCAAATAAACA ATCTGCACCCAGCTGTCTGcacaacagacagacaaatgCTTTGCCTGGGACATCAGCCATGAAT ATGGAGGCACAGTTGTCAATGAACTCTAGTATGATTGGCATACCAGGCCCCGCCCCCTCTGGCTCATGCTCCTCCCTTCAG aggtcaaaggtcatgcCAGCCCACAGCCAACCTGCGGTTTCCAATGGCAGTCAGAACCCTCTTTGCCACATGATGGAGATGATGTCGTCACAACAGCACCCACTGTCACATTTACAATCCGCATCTCATCATCACGCATACCAGCAGCACTGCCACAGCCAATCACCACAAAGACTCGCTCATCAACATCAAAGCCAAGACCAATCACATCACAGCCACGCTCACCATTCTCCACCTGCTCATTTGCATCGTGGCTCCACCCACCAGACCGCCCCTCCCCTTTCACATCAGCCAATACCAACACAG aTGTCGTCTACACCAAAACATACCCCCTGCCCGCAATCTCCTCCACAGCCGTCTACAGCCAGACGCCGACGGACAGCAGAGGAAGACCCAGATGAGCGCAGACAGAAGTTTCTGGAGAGAAACAGAGCTGCCGCCACGCGGTGCAGACAGAAGAGAAAGGTCTGGGTGATGTCGTTGGAGAGGAAGGCTGAGGAACTTACACACACTAACTTACAGCTGCAG AATGAGGTGACATCACTCAGGACAGAAGTCACTCAACTGAAGCAAATTCTTCTTGCTCATAAAGACTGTCCTGTCTctgtgagacagagagaaacacaga GTGGAGTAGGTAGTCCAACAGGAAGTCCTGTCCAGCAACATGCCATCCAACACAACAGCATCTCAACATCAAGTTCGACTTTACCACACACTCATCTACCCCCACACTCACACCCCACTAACAACACACAACTATAA